The following coding sequences lie in one Pseudomonas syringae CC1557 genomic window:
- the mnmE gene encoding tRNA uridine-5-carboxymethylaminomethyl(34) synthesis GTPase MnmE, giving the protein MNVPRETIAAIATAQGRGGVGIVRVSGPLASKAAQAIIGRIPKPRFAHYGPFSDEAGEVLDEGIALYFPGPNSFTGEDVLELQGHGGPIVLDMLLQRCLQLGSRLARPGEFSERAFLNDKLDLAQAEAIADLIEASSAQAARNALRSLQGAFSQRVDNLTEKLISLRIYVEAAIDFPEEEIDFLADGHVLNMLDDVRLELSTVLREAGQGALLRDGMTVVIAGRPNAGKSSLLNALAGREAAIVTEIAGTTRDVLREHIHIDGMPLHVVDTAGLRNTEDQVEMIGVQRALKAIGEADRILLVVDATAPEAADPFALWPEFLEQRPDPAKVTLIRNKSDLSGDNVGLFTSDDGHVTISLSARSGGEGLELLREHLKACMGYEQTSESSFSARRRHLEALRHASDSLEHGRAQLTLAGAGELLAEDLRQAQQALGEITGAFSSDDLLGRIFSSFCIGK; this is encoded by the coding sequence ATGAACGTTCCTCGTGAAACCATCGCCGCCATTGCTACTGCTCAAGGACGCGGCGGTGTCGGCATTGTCCGTGTCTCGGGCCCTTTGGCGAGCAAGGCCGCTCAAGCGATTATTGGCCGAATACCCAAACCGCGATTCGCACATTACGGACCTTTCTCCGATGAAGCGGGTGAGGTGCTCGATGAAGGCATTGCACTGTATTTTCCCGGCCCGAATTCATTCACAGGCGAGGATGTACTGGAACTTCAAGGTCACGGCGGCCCGATCGTGCTGGACATGCTACTGCAGCGCTGCCTGCAATTAGGCAGCCGCCTGGCTCGTCCTGGCGAATTCAGTGAGCGCGCGTTTCTTAATGACAAGCTCGATCTGGCCCAGGCCGAGGCAATCGCTGACTTGATCGAGGCCAGTTCTGCACAGGCAGCGCGCAATGCGTTGCGCTCGCTGCAAGGTGCTTTCTCCCAGCGTGTGGATAACTTGACTGAAAAACTGATCAGCCTGCGTATCTACGTAGAAGCCGCCATCGACTTTCCGGAAGAGGAGATCGACTTCCTTGCAGATGGGCATGTTCTCAATATGCTCGATGATGTGCGCCTTGAGTTATCCACAGTGCTGCGCGAAGCCGGGCAGGGCGCCTTGCTACGTGACGGCATGACCGTTGTGATCGCTGGTCGCCCCAACGCCGGTAAATCGAGCCTGCTGAATGCGCTGGCGGGTAGGGAAGCGGCCATCGTTACCGAGATTGCCGGCACCACCCGGGATGTTCTACGCGAACATATCCACATTGATGGCATGCCGCTCCACGTAGTTGACACCGCAGGCCTGCGCAACACTGAAGATCAAGTGGAAATGATCGGCGTACAACGTGCGCTCAAGGCGATAGGAGAAGCGGACAGAATTCTGCTGGTGGTGGATGCAACTGCACCTGAAGCGGCGGATCCCTTTGCACTGTGGCCAGAGTTTTTGGAGCAGCGCCCTGACCCTGCCAAGGTCACGTTGATCCGCAACAAGTCTGATCTGAGCGGCGATAACGTAGGCTTGTTCACAAGCGACGATGGCCACGTCACCATTAGCCTGAGCGCCAGGTCGGGTGGTGAGGGTCTGGAATTGCTCCGTGAACACCTCAAAGCCTGCATGGGTTACGAGCAGACCTCTGAAAGCAGCTTCAGCGCTCGTCGGCGCCACCTCGAAGCGTTGCGCCATGCCAGTGACTCTCTGGAGCACGGCAGGGCCCAGTTGACCCTGGCAGGCGCCGGAGAGCTATTGGCCGAAGATCTGCGCCAGGCCCAGCAGGCGCTTGGCGAGATTACTGGCGCATTCAGTTCAGATGACCTGCTGGGCAGAATCTTCTCCAGCTTCTGTATTGGCAAGTAA
- the yidC gene encoding membrane protein insertase YidC gives MDIKRTILIVALAIVTYVGVLKWNQDYGQAAMPTQNVAASNTAPGIPDTAAGNNGSASADVPSATANTAAAPLETPAVASKDLIHVKTDVLDLAIDPVGGDVVQLRLPLYPRRQDRPDVPFQLFDNGGERTFLAQSGLTGTNGPDARAAGRPVYSSAQKTYQLADGQDSMVVELKFSENGINYIKRFTFKRGLYDLVMTYVVDNQSAQPWAGNLFAQLKRDASADPSSTTATGTATYLGAALWTAAEPYKKVSMKDIDKGQVKETVQGGWVAWLQHYFVTAWIPDHNATNLVQTRKDSQGNYIIGFTSPTLSVAPGAQGETTATLYAGPKSQAVLKELSPGLELTVDYGFLWFIAQPIFWLLQHIHAILGNWGWSIIVLTMLIKGLFFPLSAASYKSMARMRAVAPKLAVLKEQHGDDRQKMSQAMMELYKKEKINPLGGCLPILVQMPVFLSLYWVLLESVEMRQAPWILWITDLSIKDPFFILPIIMGATMFIQQRLNPTPPDPMQAKVMKLMPIIFTFFFLWFPAGLVLYWVVNNTLSIAQQAYITRKIEAATKKAAA, from the coding sequence ATGGATATTAAACGCACGATCCTGATCGTCGCCCTGGCAATCGTGACCTACGTCGGGGTTCTGAAATGGAACCAAGACTATGGCCAGGCTGCCATGCCGACCCAGAATGTTGCAGCCAGCAACACCGCACCGGGCATTCCGGACACGGCTGCTGGTAATAATGGTTCTGCAAGTGCCGATGTTCCAAGCGCTACGGCCAACACTGCCGCAGCACCTCTTGAAACTCCGGCCGTAGCCAGCAAAGATCTTATCCACGTCAAGACCGACGTGCTCGATCTGGCGATCGATCCGGTAGGTGGTGACGTCGTTCAGCTTCGTCTGCCGCTGTATCCACGTCGTCAGGACCGCCCGGATGTTCCGTTTCAGCTGTTCGATAACGGCGGCGAACGTACTTTTCTGGCACAAAGCGGCCTGACGGGTACCAATGGTCCTGATGCACGTGCTGCCGGTCGTCCGGTTTATTCCTCCGCACAAAAGACTTATCAACTGGCTGACGGCCAGGATTCGATGGTCGTGGAGCTGAAATTCTCGGAAAACGGCATCAACTACATCAAGCGCTTCACGTTCAAGCGCGGCCTTTACGATCTGGTCATGACCTATGTTGTGGATAACCAGAGCGCTCAGCCTTGGGCCGGTAACCTGTTCGCGCAATTGAAGCGTGACGCCAGTGCCGATCCTTCGTCGACGACCGCAACTGGTACAGCTACCTATCTGGGCGCTGCACTGTGGACCGCGGCCGAGCCGTACAAGAAAGTGTCGATGAAGGACATCGACAAGGGGCAGGTCAAGGAAACCGTGCAGGGCGGCTGGGTTGCATGGCTGCAGCACTATTTCGTGACCGCGTGGATTCCTGATCACAACGCCACCAACCTTGTGCAGACCCGTAAAGACAGCCAGGGCAACTACATCATCGGCTTCACCAGCCCGACCTTGTCGGTTGCGCCCGGCGCGCAGGGTGAAACCACTGCCACGTTGTACGCAGGTCCGAAAAGCCAGGCGGTACTCAAAGAGTTATCCCCAGGTCTGGAGCTGACAGTCGACTACGGTTTCCTGTGGTTCATTGCCCAGCCTATCTTCTGGCTGCTGCAACATATCCACGCGATACTCGGTAACTGGGGCTGGTCGATCATCGTTCTGACGATGTTGATCAAAGGTCTGTTCTTCCCGCTGTCTGCCGCAAGCTACAAGTCCATGGCCCGTATGCGCGCCGTGGCCCCGAAGCTGGCAGTGCTGAAGGAACAACATGGCGATGATCGCCAGAAAATGTCCCAGGCGATGATGGAGCTGTACAAGAAAGAGAAGATCAACCCGCTGGGTGGATGCTTGCCTATTCTTGTGCAGATGCCGGTTTTCCTTTCGTTGTACTGGGTGCTCCTGGAAAGCGTGGAAATGCGTCAGGCTCCGTGGATTCTGTGGATAACTGACCTGTCGATCAAAGACCCGTTCTTTATCCTGCCGATCATCATGGGCGCGACCATGTTTATCCAGCAGCGTCTGAACCCGACTCCGCCGGACCCTATGCAGGCCAAGGTCATGAAATTGATGCCCATCATTTTCACGTTCTTCTTCCTGTGGTTCCCTGCTGGTCTGGTTCTGTACTGGGTTGTGAACAACACCCTGTCGATCGCACAGCAGGCATACATCACTCGCAAGATCGAAGCAGCTACCAAGAAAGCAGCTGCCTGA
- the yidD gene encoding membrane protein insertion efficiency factor YidD, translating to MRKLALVPIQFYRYAISPLMASHCRFYPSCSCYAYEAIDNHGLLRGGWLSIRRLGRCHPWNPGGYDPVPAVPTSRSSSMAE from the coding sequence ATGCGTAAACTGGCACTCGTTCCGATCCAGTTTTATCGCTATGCCATTAGCCCGCTGATGGCCAGTCACTGTCGTTTCTACCCCAGTTGCTCCTGCTACGCGTATGAAGCCATCGATAATCATGGCCTTTTGCGCGGTGGCTGGCTGTCAATTCGTCGCCTGGGTCGCTGTCATCCGTGGAATCCCGGTGGTTATGACCCGGTTCCAGCTGTCCCCACCTCCCGTTCTTCTTCGATGGCCGAGTAA